From a region of the Aeoliella mucimassa genome:
- a CDS encoding AraC family transcriptional regulator — protein sequence MNSVALSELAQTLDRHIKVDGLVEPPISSLALYRSSEPTVRDAVVYSPSLCVVVQGAKEVIVDGQAYHYDPAHSLLVSVDMPATSRVVDASVESPCLVAVIQIDSAEVGELLANGSPAQHRGAPTRGLGVTPVEPPLMNAISRLITLLDAPEDIAALSPLVMREITYRLLNGPQGARLRQIAAPGTPSQRIAVAIRWVRDHYSQPIRIDDLADQMGLSQTAFHQHFKAMTGLSPLQYQKRLRLQEARRMMFSEGVEAAEAAFSVGYESPSQFGREYRRLFGASPRQDISSLTSAASI from the coding sequence ATGAATAGTGTCGCTTTATCCGAACTCGCCCAAACGCTCGATCGCCATATTAAGGTGGATGGGCTGGTCGAACCCCCTATATCAAGCCTTGCGCTGTACCGTTCCTCCGAGCCAACCGTGAGGGATGCGGTGGTCTACTCGCCGAGCCTCTGCGTGGTGGTGCAGGGAGCCAAAGAAGTGATCGTCGACGGCCAGGCGTATCACTACGATCCAGCCCACTCGCTGTTGGTCTCCGTCGATATGCCAGCGACTTCGCGGGTGGTCGATGCATCGGTGGAGTCTCCGTGTCTGGTAGCCGTCATCCAGATCGACTCCGCGGAAGTAGGCGAATTGCTGGCCAACGGCTCGCCCGCCCAGCACCGGGGGGCTCCCACTCGCGGGCTAGGTGTAACGCCGGTAGAACCACCGCTGATGAATGCCATTTCGCGGTTGATAACATTGCTAGACGCGCCTGAAGACATTGCCGCCTTGTCTCCGCTGGTGATGCGCGAGATTACCTATCGCCTGCTGAATGGTCCGCAGGGGGCACGGTTACGACAAATAGCTGCTCCCGGTACTCCATCGCAGCGGATCGCTGTCGCTATTCGGTGGGTGCGAGATCATTACTCCCAGCCCATTCGGATCGATGATCTGGCCGATCAGATGGGACTGAGCCAAACGGCCTTTCATCAACACTTCAAAGCGATGACCGGCTTAAGCCCCTTACAGTATCAAAAACGATTACGACTGCAGGAAGCAAGACGGATGATGTTCAGCGAAGGCGTAGAGGCTGCCGAAGCGGCCTTCTCCGTCGGCTACGAGAGCCCATCACAGTTTGGCCGGGAATACCGCCGATTGTTCGGCGCGTCGCCCCGGCAGGACATTTCGTCACTTACATCCGCTGCATCCATCTGA
- a CDS encoding SDR family oxidoreductase: protein MMSKKNEEKVVVITGASSGLGAATARHLAANGAIVVLAARRADRIQALAEELGGDEKAIAVETDVTDLQQVQRLVDTAVERYGRVDVMINNAGLMQQSPLEACKVDEWDNMIDVNIKGVLYGIAAVLPQMKKQKSGHIINVSSVAGHKVTPSGSVYCATKHAVRAISEGLRSEVKPYNMRTTIISPGAVDTELPSHITHEQSHAGINEYYQQVAIAPESFARAVAFAMEQPEDVDINEILFRPTKQEL from the coding sequence ATGATGTCTAAAAAAAACGAAGAAAAAGTGGTGGTCATCACTGGAGCTAGCAGCGGTTTAGGTGCAGCCACGGCAAGGCATCTAGCTGCGAACGGGGCGATCGTCGTGCTCGCTGCCCGGCGTGCCGACCGCATTCAGGCCCTGGCCGAAGAACTCGGTGGTGACGAGAAGGCGATAGCGGTCGAAACCGACGTTACGGATCTCCAGCAAGTACAACGCCTGGTCGATACGGCGGTCGAGCGCTACGGCCGAGTTGATGTGATGATCAACAACGCTGGGTTGATGCAACAGTCTCCGCTGGAAGCGTGCAAGGTCGACGAATGGGACAACATGATCGACGTGAACATCAAAGGGGTACTCTATGGCATCGCAGCGGTGTTGCCACAGATGAAGAAGCAGAAGTCGGGGCATATCATCAACGTCTCGTCGGTGGCTGGCCATAAGGTTACTCCCTCTGGTTCGGTTTACTGTGCAACGAAACACGCGGTTCGCGCGATCTCCGAAGGTCTGCGTAGCGAAGTGAAGCCCTACAACATGCGGACCACCATCATCTCGCCGGGTGCGGTCGATACCGAACTGCCATCCCACATCACGCACGAGCAGTCGCACGCGGGCATCAACGAATACTACCAACAAGTCGCCATTGCTCCCGAATCGTTCGCCCGGGCAGTCGCGTTTGCGATGGAGCAACCCGAAGATGTCGACATCAACGAGATTCTCTTCCGACCGACGAAACAAGAACTGTAA